In the Gossypium raimondii isolate GPD5lz chromosome 9, ASM2569854v1, whole genome shotgun sequence genome, one interval contains:
- the LOC128032555 gene encoding uncharacterized protein LOC128032555: protein MDAAVSTGCSGFGAVARDHDGFVLGGCYKFVVKSLDVIWAELEALNEGLKLVGRLKVAQLILESDSAMLVNKVKKRMQDVTILGQRIKQDCKAFNKFDSVQINWIKRNSNNVADSLCNLAIKNRSDLYFNMDYPLDIHNIIIHDAIK from the coding sequence ATGGATGCTGCTGTTTCGACTGGGTGCAGTGGATTCGGTGCTGTCGCGAGAGACCATGATGGCTTTGTCCTTGGGGGCTGTTATAAATTTGTGGTAAAGTCTCTGGACGTGATTTGGGCGGAGTTGGAAGCTTTAAACGAAGGCTTAAAGTTGGTTGGACGGTTAAAAGTGGCCCAGCTAATATTGGAGTCTGATAGCGCCATGCTGGTCAACAAGGTCAAAAAGAGGATGCAGGACGTCACTATTCTGGGCCAGCGCATAAAGCAGGATTGCAAAGCGTTTAACAAGTTTGATTCAGTCCAAATTAATTGGATTAAACGTAATAGTAATAATGTAGCAGATTCACTTTGTAACTTAGCCATTAAAAATAGAAGTGATTTGTATTTCAATATGGATTATCCGTTGGATATCCATAACATTATTATTCACGATGCAATAAAGTGA
- the LOC105798465 gene encoding uncharacterized protein LOC105798465, whose translation MESNRKHRGFIKSKLTPFYRAAKPALSAMPYTTKVKPNQASSTTASLSFHDYKISQPKQVSFFVPAADKKRENLSQIDTFFGFAGDEAVDIKASTYISSVQERFKLERNSEQVMLQETH comes from the coding sequence ATGGAGTCCAACCGGAAGCACCGAGGGTTCATCAAGTCAAAGCTGACGCCGTTCTACAGAGCCGCCAAACCAGCTTTATCGGCGATGCCGTACACCACTAAGGTAAAACCAAACCAGGCTTCTTCTACGACAGCTTCGCTCAGCTTCCACGACTACAAAATTTCGCAACCGAAGCAGGTTTCGTTTTTCGTACCAGCAGCTGATAAGAAGCGAGAAAATTTAAGCCAAATCGACACCTTCTTCGGATTTGCTGGTGATGAAGCTGTTGATATCAAAGCTTCAACTTACATCTCTTCGGTTCAAGAACGTTTCAAGCTTGAACGAAACTCTGAACAAGTTATGCTCCAAGAAACTCACTAG